In Myxococcus stipitatus, a single window of DNA contains:
- a CDS encoding protein kinase domain-containing protein: MGTPAASGPPAAWTPPPEFDEYRIVRPIGRGRTGHVYLAHDTLLERPVAVKFIPALGANALARFLVEARAAARIQHPNVVTLFRVGQLEEQPYLISEFIRGVSLDRLSRPQPWERVLTIGRDLARGLSAAHRRGVLHRDIKPGNAVLTEAGAVKLLDFGLAKLLDHAVAPDDAAAAPALPADLDPESNPHFSARSLDGVFLPSLPHGALVGTPYYMSPEAWAGEELTARSDIYSLGVVLYELCVGRGPFRDVVWRELPHVVRTQDALPVTRLAPQVDAAFAAIIDRCLRRDPAERFASAAQLLDALESLSSRDESPAHVPEGNPYRGLRAFEAEHRALFFGRGRERRAVLERLRAESFLLITGDSGVGKSSLCLAGILPAVAEGALEDSRRWHTVRWVPGRRPVSALAAALAPRLSTDEESLAAELRAEPNSLARRLRARLGAREGLLIYVDQLEELATLSEPAEAAVVGHALGGLAEGVSGVRLLASSRSDFLTRLTTLQGLGAEVPRALYLLRALSPEETRAAIIGPARVKGVGFESDALVDALVESTATAEGGLPLLQFALAELWDARDAASRTITQAALDSLGGVSGALAKHADAAVERLLPDQRVAARGVLLRLVTADGTRARKTDRELAGEDPRYVAALEALVRARLLVAREAREGTSYELAHEALLTGWGSLAHWLTEAAERREVQALLESAAAHWEKLGHSREVLWGPRQLAEAAALEPGELTRREQDFLRASRRTLVRSRGLRYALWGGFVLSLALVYGLLELRERWGLERQVRAELDEARDELSVVLETRDLLRAERAEAFRLYGSGQKPDAEKVWSRSTARAAHVRHRFDGVAGRLERVLALAPERQDVREALADFLLERALWAEQDGESAALPTLLQRLRLYDTAGTRWERWSAPARLTLDVPGQDVEVELRPLTRDAQGGELVGEPLSLGAEPWADVPVPPGHYRLTLRAPRHEVVTQPLLLRRGESRRLGVRLPREGSIPEGYVFVPSGEVRFGSAADASVREFFNAVPQHAVQVSAFLIARHEVTYADWLAFLEDLPPEKRARRVPHVGTGGYAGMLSLDQVDGTWRLRFQPGDVLYEAREGQPVRYANRARRREQDWLRFPVSGIGFADAEAYVSWLSSTNRVPGARLCSELEWERAARGVDGREYPHGDRLAADDANIDATYGKQPGGFGPDEVGSHPASRSPFGVDDMAGNVWEWTRSWLEPGRAVARGGSFAFAATSARATNRELPEPSLRDVTMGLRVCADPPPAVH; this comes from the coding sequence GTGGGCACCCCTGCCGCCTCCGGGCCTCCGGCCGCGTGGACTCCGCCCCCGGAGTTCGACGAGTACCGCATCGTGCGGCCCATCGGTCGTGGGCGGACGGGACACGTCTATCTGGCGCACGACACGCTCCTCGAACGTCCGGTCGCGGTGAAGTTCATTCCCGCACTGGGCGCCAACGCCCTGGCCCGCTTCCTCGTGGAGGCCCGGGCCGCCGCGCGCATCCAGCACCCCAACGTCGTCACCCTCTTCCGGGTGGGACAGCTGGAGGAGCAGCCCTACCTCATCTCGGAGTTCATCCGAGGCGTGAGCCTGGACCGGCTCTCCCGCCCGCAGCCCTGGGAGCGGGTGCTCACCATCGGCCGGGACCTGGCGCGGGGCCTGAGCGCCGCCCACCGTCGGGGCGTCCTCCACCGCGACATCAAGCCCGGCAACGCCGTGCTCACCGAAGCCGGCGCGGTGAAGCTGCTCGACTTCGGCCTCGCCAAGCTGCTCGACCACGCCGTCGCCCCCGACGACGCCGCCGCCGCGCCCGCGCTCCCCGCGGACCTGGACCCCGAATCCAACCCCCACTTCTCCGCGCGCTCCCTCGACGGCGTCTTCCTGCCCTCCCTGCCGCACGGCGCCCTGGTCGGCACGCCCTACTACATGTCCCCGGAGGCCTGGGCCGGCGAGGAGCTCACGGCCCGCAGCGACATCTACTCGCTCGGCGTCGTCCTCTACGAGCTGTGCGTGGGACGCGGCCCCTTCCGCGACGTCGTCTGGCGCGAGCTCCCCCACGTCGTCCGCACGCAGGACGCGCTGCCCGTCACGCGGCTGGCGCCCCAGGTGGACGCGGCCTTCGCGGCCATCATCGACCGCTGCCTGCGCCGCGACCCCGCGGAGCGCTTCGCCTCGGCCGCCCAACTGCTCGACGCCCTGGAATCCCTCTCATCGCGCGACGAGTCCCCCGCGCACGTGCCGGAGGGCAATCCCTATCGCGGCCTGCGCGCCTTCGAGGCAGAACACCGGGCCCTCTTCTTCGGCCGGGGCCGCGAGCGCCGCGCCGTGCTGGAGCGGCTGCGCGCCGAGTCCTTCCTGCTCATCACCGGCGACTCAGGCGTGGGCAAGTCCTCGCTGTGCCTCGCCGGCATCCTCCCCGCGGTGGCCGAGGGCGCGCTGGAGGACTCGCGGCGCTGGCACACCGTGCGCTGGGTCCCCGGGCGCAGGCCCGTCTCCGCGCTCGCCGCCGCGCTCGCGCCGCGCCTGTCCACGGACGAGGAGTCCCTCGCCGCCGAGCTGCGCGCGGAGCCGAACTCGCTCGCCCGCCGCCTGCGCGCCCGCCTGGGCGCGCGCGAGGGCCTGCTCATCTACGTGGACCAGCTCGAGGAGCTCGCGACCCTGTCCGAGCCCGCCGAGGCGGCCGTGGTGGGACACGCCCTGGGCGGACTCGCGGAGGGCGTCAGCGGCGTGCGCCTGCTGGCCTCCAGCCGCAGCGACTTCCTGACGCGCCTCACCACCCTGCAGGGGCTGGGCGCGGAGGTCCCTCGCGCATTGTACCTGCTGCGCGCGCTGTCCCCCGAGGAGACGCGCGCGGCCATCATCGGCCCGGCGCGGGTGAAGGGCGTGGGCTTCGAGTCCGACGCGCTCGTGGACGCGCTCGTCGAGTCCACGGCCACCGCGGAGGGCGGTCTGCCGCTGCTCCAGTTCGCGCTGGCGGAGCTGTGGGACGCGCGGGATGCCGCCTCGCGCACGATTACCCAGGCGGCGCTCGACTCCCTGGGCGGGGTGTCCGGCGCGCTGGCGAAGCACGCGGACGCGGCCGTGGAGCGCCTGCTGCCCGACCAGCGGGTGGCGGCCCGGGGCGTGCTGCTGCGCCTGGTCACCGCCGACGGCACGCGCGCCAGGAAGACGGACCGGGAGCTGGCGGGCGAGGACCCGCGCTACGTCGCCGCGCTCGAGGCGCTCGTCCGGGCGCGGCTCCTCGTGGCGCGAGAGGCGCGAGAAGGCACGTCCTATGAACTGGCGCACGAGGCGCTCCTCACGGGGTGGGGCTCGCTGGCGCATTGGCTGACGGAGGCCGCGGAGCGCCGCGAGGTGCAGGCGCTGCTGGAGTCCGCCGCCGCGCACTGGGAGAAGCTCGGCCACTCGCGCGAGGTGCTGTGGGGCCCGCGTCAGCTCGCCGAGGCGGCGGCGCTGGAGCCCGGTGAGCTGACACGCCGCGAGCAGGACTTCCTGCGCGCCTCGCGCCGCACGCTGGTGCGCAGCCGCGGCCTCCGATACGCGCTGTGGGGAGGCTTCGTCCTGTCCCTGGCGCTGGTGTACGGCCTCCTCGAGCTGCGCGAGCGCTGGGGGCTGGAGCGCCAGGTGCGGGCCGAACTGGACGAGGCGCGCGACGAACTGAGCGTGGTGCTGGAGACGCGGGACCTGCTGCGCGCCGAGCGCGCGGAGGCCTTCCGCCTCTATGGGAGCGGCCAGAAGCCCGACGCCGAGAAGGTCTGGAGCAGGAGCACCGCGCGCGCCGCGCATGTCCGGCACCGCTTCGACGGCGTCGCGGGGAGGCTGGAGCGGGTGCTCGCGCTCGCGCCGGAGCGCCAGGACGTCCGCGAGGCGCTGGCGGACTTCCTCCTCGAGCGGGCCCTGTGGGCCGAGCAGGATGGGGAGAGCGCGGCGCTGCCCACGCTGCTCCAGCGCCTGCGCCTGTACGACACGGCGGGGACGCGCTGGGAGCGATGGAGCGCGCCCGCGCGCCTGACGCTGGACGTCCCGGGACAGGACGTCGAGGTGGAGCTGCGTCCCCTGACTCGCGACGCGCAGGGGGGCGAGCTCGTGGGGGAACCCCTGTCGCTCGGCGCGGAGCCCTGGGCGGACGTCCCCGTGCCTCCCGGCCACTATCGGCTCACGCTGCGTGCGCCGCGTCACGAGGTCGTCACGCAGCCCTTGCTGCTGCGGCGGGGTGAGTCCCGGAGGCTCGGGGTGCGCCTGCCCCGCGAGGGCTCCATCCCGGAGGGCTATGTCTTCGTCCCGTCGGGGGAGGTGCGCTTCGGCAGCGCGGCCGACGCCAGCGTGCGCGAGTTCTTCAACGCCGTGCCGCAGCACGCGGTGCAGGTGTCGGCGTTCCTCATCGCCCGTCACGAGGTGACGTACGCGGACTGGCTGGCCTTCCTCGAGGACCTCCCGCCCGAGAAGCGCGCCCGGCGCGTGCCCCACGTGGGCACGGGGGGCTACGCGGGGATGCTCTCGCTGGACCAGGTGGACGGCACCTGGCGGCTGCGCTTCCAGCCCGGCGACGTGCTGTACGAGGCGCGCGAGGGCCAGCCGGTGCGCTATGCGAATCGCGCGCGCAGGCGGGAACAGGATTGGCTGCGCTTCCCCGTCAGCGGCATCGGCTTCGCGGACGCGGAGGCATACGTGTCGTGGTTGTCCTCGACGAACCGCGTGCCCGGGGCCAGGTTGTGCTCGGAGCTGGAGTGGGAGCGGGCCGCGCGGGGAGTGGATGGGCGCGAGTACCCGCACGGCGACCGGCTGGCGGCGGATGACGCGAACATCGACGCCACCTATGGGAAGCAGCCCGGGGGCTTCGGTCCTGACGAGGTGGGCAGTCACCCCGCGTCCCGCAGTCCCTTCGGCGTGGACGACATGGCGGGCAACGTCTGGGAATGGACGCGCTCGTGGTTGGAGCCTGGGCGGGCGGTGGCGCGTGGAGGGAGCTTCGCCTTCGCGGCGACCTCGGCGCGGGCCACCAATCGCGAGCTGCCGGAGCCCTCGCTGCGGGACGTGACGATGGGGCTGCGTGTGTGCGCGGACCCTCCGCCCGCGGTGCACTGA
- a CDS encoding ADYC domain-containing protein — protein sequence MVALGLTGCSVSAVDAESPELGQRLSELAAPNGRNLNGRNLNGRNLNTTELGQMLVSVRFAGARQSEDPSSALTRTWLEGSVFHGETAQGRVSGTDFVGARFTGNLGGGDTVELRVDDVQPGTEANQGVWVYRVSYFSAQDAQWKPACPAEDGSGVGAIPVEGAWDYRQGVPSGGSRLQDANVFTFACEGAAIAKCIRFGYQPWATTPSGRSMADLHQACTRMVRADFCGDGTSYTQDGNWVNLYDASGVQQDTELWSVEAEWDTEGARCFSPSTRAGSTPVACGSRMALLGCGLPTGFLLGTLLMSEVPPASLLPGVP from the coding sequence GTGGTGGCCCTCGGACTGACGGGGTGCTCGGTGTCTGCGGTGGACGCGGAGTCCCCCGAGCTGGGCCAGCGGTTGTCGGAGCTGGCCGCGCCGAACGGGCGCAACCTCAATGGCCGGAACCTCAACGGGCGCAACCTCAACACGACGGAGCTGGGGCAGATGCTCGTGTCCGTGCGCTTCGCGGGCGCGCGTCAGTCCGAGGACCCGTCCAGCGCGCTGACCCGCACGTGGTTGGAGGGCAGCGTCTTCCACGGAGAGACGGCGCAGGGGCGCGTGTCCGGGACGGACTTCGTCGGCGCGCGCTTCACCGGCAACCTGGGAGGCGGTGACACGGTCGAGCTGCGGGTGGACGACGTCCAGCCCGGGACGGAGGCGAACCAGGGCGTGTGGGTCTATCGCGTCTCGTACTTCTCCGCGCAAGACGCGCAGTGGAAGCCCGCGTGTCCGGCGGAGGATGGCTCGGGGGTGGGGGCCATCCCCGTGGAGGGGGCCTGGGACTACCGGCAGGGCGTGCCCAGTGGCGGAAGCCGGCTCCAGGACGCGAACGTCTTCACCTTCGCGTGCGAGGGCGCGGCCATCGCCAAGTGCATCCGCTTCGGCTACCAGCCGTGGGCAACGACGCCGAGCGGGCGCTCCATGGCGGACCTGCACCAGGCCTGCACCCGCATGGTCCGCGCGGACTTCTGCGGAGATGGGACTTCGTACACGCAGGATGGGAACTGGGTGAATCTCTATGACGCCTCCGGTGTGCAGCAGGACACGGAGCTGTGGAGCGTGGAGGCGGAGTGGGACACCGAGGGGGCTCGCTGCTTCTCCCCCTCGACGCGCGCGGGGAGCACGCCGGTGGCGTGTGGCTCGCGCATGGCGCTGCTCGGCTGTGGGCTGCCGACGGGCTTCCTGCTCGGCACGCTGCTGATGAGCGAGGTTCCGCCAGCGTCGCTGCTGCCCGGCGTTCCGTGA
- a CDS encoding efflux RND transporter periplasmic adaptor subunit, whose product MRRAQGTRRTVASAAWGMLLAGVCGVWGCKKDAPPAPSEAPVTMLGPENVAQVRPYELRSGPGISGTLQARTAGAVRAQVGGTVLDIEAQQGQVVKQGEELARIDDATLKDQLIAARTAVGTARNALRVAEAEEERSAKLSRAGVITPRDFERAQLGVTQAKGQLAEARSRLALAQEQLGRTRVVAPFAGVVSERQASAGDVVQPGSPMFTVVDPRTLRLEASVPAARLDQVKVGTPVEFQVTGYGDREFIGKVERINPVVDPNTGQVRIYVAIPNTDLQLLAGLFAQGRVASREQRALAVPQDAIDDTGETPSVLRVKDEKVARVPVTLGMRDEVARRVEVRSGLQDGDVVLLGAARDEVSEGARVQIDTSRRGEPVKEDEGPGVGGSEAPTGRSNSQEPGDMRGQQGARPETPTRPSQAQGDDGTRGARPAAPSPGLGGASESPTRSPRGTTREGASPVP is encoded by the coding sequence GTGAGACGAGCCCAGGGGACGAGGAGGACGGTCGCCAGCGCGGCGTGGGGGATGTTGCTGGCCGGAGTCTGCGGGGTGTGGGGCTGCAAGAAGGACGCGCCGCCCGCGCCCTCGGAGGCACCCGTCACGATGCTGGGCCCGGAGAACGTGGCCCAGGTGCGGCCGTACGAGCTGCGCTCGGGGCCGGGTATCTCCGGCACGCTCCAGGCGCGCACGGCGGGGGCGGTGCGGGCCCAGGTGGGGGGCACCGTCCTCGACATCGAGGCACAGCAGGGGCAGGTGGTGAAGCAGGGCGAGGAGCTGGCGCGCATCGACGACGCCACGCTGAAGGACCAGCTCATCGCCGCGCGCACCGCCGTGGGGACGGCGCGCAATGCCTTGCGGGTGGCGGAGGCCGAGGAGGAGCGCAGCGCGAAGCTGTCCCGCGCGGGCGTCATCACGCCCCGGGACTTCGAGCGGGCGCAGCTCGGGGTGACGCAGGCGAAGGGGCAGCTGGCGGAGGCTCGCTCGCGCCTGGCGCTGGCCCAGGAGCAGTTGGGGCGCACCCGTGTCGTCGCGCCCTTCGCGGGCGTGGTGAGCGAGCGTCAGGCCAGCGCGGGCGACGTGGTGCAGCCCGGCTCGCCGATGTTCACGGTGGTGGACCCGCGCACGCTGCGGCTGGAGGCGTCGGTGCCCGCGGCGCGGCTGGACCAGGTGAAGGTGGGCACGCCGGTGGAGTTCCAGGTCACGGGCTACGGAGACCGTGAGTTCATCGGCAAGGTGGAGCGCATCAACCCGGTGGTGGACCCGAACACCGGACAGGTGCGCATCTACGTCGCCATCCCGAACACGGACCTCCAGTTGCTCGCGGGACTCTTCGCGCAGGGGCGCGTGGCGTCGCGAGAGCAGCGAGCGCTCGCGGTGCCGCAGGACGCCATCGACGACACGGGCGAGACACCCTCCGTCTTGCGCGTGAAGGACGAGAAGGTGGCGCGCGTCCCCGTCACTCTCGGCATGCGTGATGAGGTGGCGCGTCGCGTGGAGGTCCGCTCGGGGCTCCAGGATGGCGACGTGGTGCTGCTCGGCGCCGCGCGCGACGAGGTGAGCGAAGGGGCTCGCGTGCAGATCGACACGTCCCGACGCGGCGAGCCCGTGAAGGAGGACGAAGGCCCGGGTGTCGGAGGCTCCGAGGCGCCCACGGGTCGGTCCAACTCCCAGGAACCAGGGGACATGCGTGGGCAACAGGGCGCCAGGCCCGAGACACCCACGCGCCCATCCCAGGCCCAGGGAGACGACGGCACACGTGGGGCGCGGCCCGCCGCGCCTTCACCGGGACTCGGCGGTGCGTCCGAGTCGCCCACGCGGTCGCCCCGAGGGACGACGCGGGAGGGCGCGTCGCCCGTGCCCTGA
- a CDS encoding efflux RND transporter permease subunit — protein MFISDFAIKRPIVTITAMVALVTFGIVALWQLETDEFPDVQPPVINVTIVYPGASPDTVERELLEPIEDAIFAISGVDPKETTSTATDGLATFTVFFNFEKDIQEASQDIRDAISSKRADLPLEMEEPVLTRFDPADEPIVSLTLTSDQLDVAGLSRVADPLVVGELRSVPGVAQAEVVGDVEREMTVRLKPEALQAARISLAEVVSALQAQNLAAPVGRINAPLEEESIRLRGRLETAEQFRDMAVTTRDGQVVRLGQLADVFVGAEEPRTLALYDGAQAVGIDVLKTKGYSTTEVADAVRERVEALQAKLPAGVKLAIVRDAGVRVESAVENVQSALVEGALLTVLVVFIFLNSWRSTVITGLALPVSVLAAFISVWMFGFTLNTMSLLGLTLAIGILIDDAIVVRENIVRHIEMGKDHYTASREGTSEIGLAVSATTFSIVAVFVPVAFMYGVAGQWFKPFALTIACAVLVSLFVSFSLDPMLSAYWADPQVEQGARKGFVSRVLSRFNTWFDRQADRYKRVIAWALDHRLAMVLVAVGSLVGALVLQGTVGGAGFVPVSDRSEVELLVETPPGSNLEYTRRKVDEVTRITRAHPEVAYTYATIGVPLPLSAPGVDQALVYVRLKPKTERELSQDALGSMLRGELAKVGGAKVSVFTSGFGGAFKQIQLELRGPDQRKLNQLAEQVRKEMAQVPGAVDVGLSTRGQRPELEVDLNRGLAGQLGVTVGQVAQVLRPAFAGLDVGDWVDPIGETRDVMVRLAPEARDNPDDLARIPIRVGVTQAGAPSLIPLGQVADIRQTLGPAQITHLNRERVINVQANVQGRSLTEVMRDIQKRVEGVELPAGYTLTTGGESADQQEVFSRVFIALGVAVMLMYLILVIQFGSFLDPLAILISLPLSLIGVVLALLITGDTLNIMSLIGVILLMGIVAKNAILLIDFAKWSHEKGMPLREALIEAGRIRLRPIIMTTFALVAGMVPVAIGAGEGGDFRAPLGRAVIGGTITSTLLTLLVIPTVYEILVDFRTWMGRKLRKVFPSKGPDRHAPPPHGGGEPRPVPQAPHE, from the coding sequence GTGTTCATCTCCGACTTCGCCATCAAGCGCCCCATCGTCACCATCACCGCGATGGTGGCGCTGGTCACCTTCGGCATCGTCGCGTTGTGGCAGTTGGAAACGGACGAGTTCCCGGACGTCCAGCCACCCGTCATCAACGTCACCATCGTGTACCCGGGCGCCTCACCCGACACGGTGGAGCGCGAGCTGCTGGAGCCCATCGAGGACGCCATCTTCGCCATCAGCGGCGTGGACCCGAAGGAGACGACCTCCACGGCGACGGACGGCCTGGCCACCTTCACGGTGTTCTTCAACTTCGAGAAGGACATCCAGGAGGCGTCCCAGGACATCCGCGACGCCATCTCCAGCAAGCGGGCGGACCTCCCCCTGGAGATGGAGGAGCCCGTCCTCACGCGCTTCGACCCGGCGGACGAGCCCATCGTCTCGCTGACGCTCACGTCGGACCAGCTCGACGTGGCGGGCCTGTCACGCGTGGCGGACCCGCTGGTGGTGGGGGAGCTGCGCTCGGTGCCGGGCGTGGCGCAGGCGGAGGTGGTGGGTGACGTGGAGCGCGAGATGACGGTGCGGCTCAAGCCGGAGGCGCTCCAGGCGGCGCGCATCTCCCTGGCGGAGGTCGTCTCCGCGCTCCAGGCCCAGAACCTGGCCGCGCCCGTGGGTCGCATCAACGCGCCGTTGGAGGAGGAGTCCATCCGCCTGCGAGGCCGCCTCGAGACAGCCGAGCAGTTCCGCGACATGGCCGTCACCACGCGGGATGGACAGGTGGTGCGGCTGGGGCAGCTCGCGGACGTGTTCGTGGGCGCCGAGGAGCCGCGCACGCTGGCGCTCTATGACGGCGCGCAGGCGGTGGGAATCGACGTCCTGAAGACCAAGGGCTACAGCACCACCGAGGTGGCCGACGCCGTGCGCGAGCGCGTGGAGGCGCTCCAGGCGAAGCTGCCCGCGGGGGTGAAGCTGGCCATCGTCCGCGACGCGGGTGTCCGGGTGGAGAGCGCGGTGGAGAACGTGCAGTCGGCGCTGGTGGAGGGCGCGCTGCTCACGGTGCTGGTGGTGTTCATCTTCCTCAACTCGTGGCGCTCCACCGTCATCACCGGTCTGGCGCTGCCGGTGAGCGTGCTCGCGGCGTTCATCAGCGTCTGGATGTTCGGCTTCACGCTCAACACCATGTCGCTGCTGGGCCTGACGCTGGCCATCGGCATCCTCATCGACGACGCCATCGTGGTGCGCGAGAACATCGTCCGTCACATCGAGATGGGGAAGGACCACTACACCGCGTCGCGCGAGGGGACATCGGAGATTGGCCTCGCGGTGTCGGCGACGACGTTCTCCATCGTCGCGGTGTTCGTCCCGGTGGCCTTCATGTACGGCGTGGCGGGGCAGTGGTTCAAGCCCTTCGCCCTGACGATTGCGTGCGCGGTGCTGGTGTCGCTGTTCGTCTCCTTCTCCCTGGACCCGATGCTCAGCGCGTACTGGGCGGACCCGCAGGTGGAGCAGGGGGCGCGCAAGGGCTTCGTCTCGCGCGTGCTGTCCCGCTTCAACACCTGGTTCGACCGGCAGGCGGACCGCTACAAACGCGTCATCGCCTGGGCGCTGGACCACCGGCTGGCGATGGTGCTCGTCGCGGTGGGCTCGCTCGTGGGGGCGCTCGTGCTCCAGGGCACGGTGGGTGGCGCGGGCTTCGTGCCGGTGAGTGACCGCTCGGAGGTGGAGCTGCTGGTGGAGACGCCGCCGGGCTCCAACCTGGAATACACCCGGCGCAAGGTGGACGAGGTGACGCGCATCACCCGGGCGCATCCCGAGGTGGCGTACACGTACGCGACCATCGGCGTGCCGCTGCCGCTCAGCGCGCCGGGTGTGGACCAGGCCCTGGTGTACGTGCGTCTGAAGCCGAAGACGGAGCGCGAGCTGAGCCAGGACGCGCTGGGCAGCATGCTCCGCGGGGAGCTGGCGAAGGTCGGTGGCGCGAAGGTGTCCGTCTTCACGTCGGGCTTCGGCGGAGCGTTCAAGCAGATCCAGCTCGAGCTGCGCGGACCGGACCAGAGGAAGCTCAACCAGCTGGCGGAGCAGGTGCGAAAGGAGATGGCGCAGGTCCCCGGGGCGGTGGACGTGGGGCTCTCCACGCGAGGCCAGCGGCCGGAGCTGGAGGTGGACCTGAACCGGGGGCTCGCGGGGCAGCTCGGGGTGACGGTGGGGCAGGTGGCGCAGGTGCTGCGCCCGGCCTTCGCGGGGCTCGACGTGGGCGACTGGGTGGACCCCATCGGGGAGACCCGCGACGTCATGGTGCGGCTGGCGCCCGAGGCGCGCGACAACCCGGATGACCTGGCGCGCATCCCCATTCGCGTCGGGGTGACGCAGGCGGGGGCGCCGTCGCTCATCCCGCTCGGCCAGGTGGCGGACATCCGCCAGACGCTCGGGCCCGCTCAAATCACGCACTTGAACCGCGAGCGCGTCATCAACGTGCAGGCGAACGTCCAGGGGCGGTCGCTGACGGAGGTGATGCGGGACATCCAGAAGCGGGTGGAGGGCGTGGAGCTCCCGGCGGGCTACACGCTGACGACGGGCGGCGAGTCCGCGGACCAGCAGGAGGTGTTCTCCCGCGTGTTCATCGCGTTGGGGGTGGCGGTGATGTTGATGTACCTCATCCTCGTCATCCAGTTCGGCTCGTTCCTCGACCCGCTGGCCATCCTCATCTCGTTGCCGTTGTCGCTCATCGGCGTGGTGCTGGCGCTGCTCATCACCGGCGACACGCTCAACATCATGAGCCTCATCGGCGTCATCCTGCTGATGGGCATCGTCGCGAAGAACGCCATCCTGCTCATCGACTTCGCGAAGTGGTCGCACGAGAAGGGCATGCCCCTGCGTGAGGCGCTCATCGAGGCGGGCCGCATCCGCCTGCGCCCCATCATCATGACGACGTTCGCGCTGGTGGCGGGCATGGTGCCGGTGGCGATTGGCGCGGGCGAGGGCGGAGACTTCCGCGCGCCGCTGGGCCGCGCGGTGATTGGCGGGACGATTACCTCCACGCTGCTGACGTTGCTGGTGATTCCCACCGTGTACGAAATCCTGGTGGACTTCAGGACGTGGATGGGGCGCAAGCTGCGCAAGGTCTTCCCCTCGAAGGGGCCGGACCGGCACGCGCCGCCGCCCCACGGTGGCGGAGAGCCTCGCCCCGTGCCCCAGGCGCCTCACGAATAG